A window of Peromyscus eremicus chromosome 7, PerEre_H2_v1, whole genome shotgun sequence contains these coding sequences:
- the LOC131914882 gene encoding olfactory receptor 8B8-like gives MALENASLVTEFILVGLTDQPDLQIPLFLLFLVMYMITTLGNLALIMLIVLNSHLHTPMYFFLFNLSCIDLCYCSVITPKMLMNFTLKKNVISYEGCMTQFYFFCFFVISECYVLTAMAYDRYVAICNPLLYNIAMSPKVCSYLMLGSYLMGFSGAMIHTGCVLRLTFCDGNIINHYFCDLLPLLQLSCTSTYVNEIELFIVAGKDIIVPTVIIFTSYGFILSNILKINSTEGRSKAFSTCSSHIIAVSLFFGSCAFMYLKPSSAGSMDQGKISSVFYNIVVPMMNPLIYSLRNKDVKIALKKTLTKRKF, from the coding sequence ATGGCTTTAGAAAATGCTTCCTTGGTTACTGAATTCATCTTGGTGGGGTTAACAGACCAGCCTGACCTTCAAATACCCTtgttcctcctctttcttgtgATGTACATGATAACAACATTGGGGAATTTGGCTTTGATCATGCTAATTGTACTGAATTCTCACCTTCACACGCCcatgtactttttcctttttaatttgtcCTGCATAGACCTTTGCTATTGTTCAGTCATAACACCCAAAATGCTAATGAATTTCACACTAAAGAAGAATGTTATTTCTTATGAGGGATGTATGACCcaattctatttcttttgtttttttgtcatttcTGAGTGTTATGTATTGACAGCAATGGCCTATGATCGCTATGTAGCCATTTGTAATCCACTCTTATATAACATTGCTATGTCTCCGAAGGTGTGTTCCTATCTAATGCTTGGTTCGTATTTGATGGGGTTTTCTGGTGCCATGATCCACACTGGTTGTGTCCTGAGACTGACCTTCTGTGATGGGAACATCATCAACCACTACTTCTGTGACCTCCTCCCTTTGCTGCAGCTCTCCTGCACCAGCACCTACGTCAATGAGATAGAGCTGTTCATTGTAGCAGGAAAAGACATCATTGTGCCCACAGTCATCATCTTTACCTCTTATGGCTTCATCCTTTCCAACATTCTCAAAATAAATTCTACTGAAGGCAGGTCCAAAGCCTTTAGCACTTGTAGCTCTCACATAATTGCTGTTTCTCTGTTCTTTGGATCATGTGCATTTATGTATCTAAAACCCTCCTCAGCTGGGTCTATGGATCAGGGAAAAATATCTTCTGTCTTTTATAACATTGTGGTCCCCATGATGAACCCATTAATCTACAGCCTTAGGAACAAAGATGTTAAAATTGCTCTGAAAAAAACTCTAACCAAAAGAAAGTTTTAG
- the LOC131914880 gene encoding olfactory receptor 8B8-like, translated as MNSNRRMSLENGSLVTEFILQGLTNDPDLQLPLFLLFLLIYTTTALGNAALITLIVLNSHLHTPMYFFLLNLSFIDLCYSSVITPKMLMKFLVRKNVISYVGCMIQLYFFCFFAVSECCVLTSMAYDRYVAICNPLLYNTAMSPKMCSYLMLGSYIMGFSGAMIHTGWMLRLTFCDRNTINHYFCDLLPLLQLSCTNTFANEIEIIIVGGIDIIVPSVIIFTSYGFILSTIFQMRSTEGRSKAFSTCSSHIIAVSLFFGSGAFMYLQPSSVGSMDQGKRSSIFYTILVPMMNPLIYSLRNKDVKVALRKTFIRRLF; from the exons ATGAACTCAAATAG AAGAATGAGTCTGGAAAACGGTTCTTTGGTGACTGAATTTATTCTACAGGGATTGACAAATGACCCTGATCTCCAGTTACCCCTGTTCTTACTCTTTCTGCTAATATATACAACCACAGCACTGGGGAATGCAGCTTTGATAACTTTAATTGTGCTGAATTCTCACCTTCATACCCCCAtgtactttttccttttaaacttgTCCTTCATTGACCTCTGTTATTCCTCTGTGATTACACCCAAAATGCTGATGAAGTTCTTAGTAAGGAAGAATGTTATCTCCTACGTGGGATGTATGATCCAGctatatttcttctgtttttttgctGTCAGTGAATGTTGTGTTCTGACATCAATGGCCTATGACCGTTATGTGGCTATCTGTAACCCACTCTTGTATAACACTGCTATGTCTCCCAAGATGTGTTCCTATCTTATGCTTGGTTCATACATAATGGGATTTTCTGGTGCCATGATCCACACGGGATGGATGCTTAGATTGACCTTTTGTGACAGAAACACCATCAACCACTATTTCTGTGATCTGCTTCCTTTGTTGCAGCTCTCCTGCACCAACACTTTTGCCAATGAGATAGAGATTATTATTGTAGGTGGGATAGATATCATTGTGCCCAGTGTTATTATCTTTACCTCTTATGGATTCATCCTCTCTACCATTTTTCAAATGAGATCAACTGAGGGCAGATCTAAAGCCTTTAGCACCTGCAGCTCCCACATAATTGCTGTTTCTCTGTTCTTTGGTTCGGGCGCATTTATGTATCTTCAGCCCTCCTCAGTTGGGTCTATGGATCAGGGAAAAAGGTCTTCCATTTTTTATACCATATTGGTTCCTATGATGAACCCCTTAATCTATAGCTTGAGGAACAAAGATGTTAAAGTTGCCCTGAGAAAAACCTTTATCAGGAGGTTGTTTTGA
- the LOC131914879 gene encoding olfactory receptor 8B3-like, translating into MGLENGSLVTEFILQGLTNDPDLQLPLFLLFLLIYTTTALGNAALIILIVLNSHLHTPMYFFLLNLSCIDLCYSSVITPKMLMNFLVRKNVISYIGCMTQLYFFCFFAICECCVLTSMAYDRYVAICNPLLYNVTMSPKVCSYLMLGSYIMGFSGAMIHTGCILRLTFCDRNTINHYFCDLFPLLQLSCTSTYINEIEILIVGGKDIIVPSVIIFTSYGFILSNILQMRSTKSIAKAFSTCSSHILAVSLFFGSCAFMYLQPSSPGSMDQGKISSVFYTIVVPMMNPLIYSLRNKDVKVALRKTFSRRRL; encoded by the coding sequence ATGGGTTTGGAAAATGGTTCTTTGGTGACTGAATTCATTCTACAGGGATTAACAAATGACCCTGATCTCCAGTTGCCCCTGTTCTTACTCTTTCTGCTAATATATACAACCACAGCACTGGGGAATGCAGCTTTGATCATTTTAATTGTGCTTAATTCTCACCTTCATACCCCCAtgtactttttccttttaaacttgTCCTGCATTGACCTCTGTTATTCCTCTGTGATTACACCCAAAATGCTAATGAACTTCTTAGTAAGGAAGAATGTTATCTCCTACATAGGATGTATGACCCAGctgtatttcttctgtttttttgccATTTGTGAATGTTGTGTTCTGACGTCAATGGCCTATGATCGTTATGTGGCTATCTGTAATCCACTCTTGTATAATGTTACTATGTCCCCGAAGGTATGTTCCTATCTTATGCTTGGTTCATACATAATGGGATTTTCTGGTGCCATGATCCACACTGGATGCATCCTAAGACTGACTTTCTGTGACAGAAACACCATCAACCACTATTTCTGTGACCTTTTCCCTTTGCTGCAGCTCTCCTGCACCAGCACTTACATCAATGAAATAGAGATTCTTATTGTAGGTGGGAAAGATATCATTGTGCCCAGTGTCATTATCTTTACCTCTTATGGCTTCATCCTCTCTAACATCCTTCAAATGAGATCCACTAAAAGCATAGCCAAAGCCTTTAGTACATGCAGCTCCCACATTCTTGCTGTTTCTCTATTCTTTGGATCATGTGCATTTATGTATCTTCAACCCTCCTCACCTGGATCTATGGATCAGGGAAAAATATCTTCTGTCTTTTATACCATTGTGGTTCCCATGATGAACCCCTTAATTTATAGCTTGAGAAACAAGGATGTTAAAGTCGCCCTGAGAAAAACCTTCAGCAGGAGGAGGCTTTGA